A genomic window from Terrisporobacter glycolicus ATCC 14880 = DSM 1288 includes:
- a CDS encoding S-ribosylhomocysteine lyase, whose product MEKVESFKLDHNKVRAPYVRKCCVLDGKMGDKVSKFDLRFLQPNMEAFGTAAIHGLEHLLATYLREELEDIIDLSPMGCRTGFYLIMWGDVEPRLVKSGLERALQKVIDCNEMVAASAVECGNYRDLSLFGAQEYAKKALEEGFSLSIYGK is encoded by the coding sequence ATGGAAAAAGTAGAAAGTTTTAAGTTAGATCATAATAAAGTAAGAGCACCTTATGTAAGAAAATGTTGTGTTTTAGATGGAAAAATGGGAGATAAGGTTAGTAAATTTGATTTGAGATTTTTACAACCTAATATGGAAGCTTTTGGAACAGCTGCTATACATGGCTTAGAACATTTATTAGCTACATATTTAAGAGAAGAATTAGAAGATATAATAGATTTATCACCAATGGGTTGTAGAACAGGTTTCTACTTAATAATGTGGGGTGATGTAGAGCCTAGGTTAGTTAAATCAGGACTAGAAAGAGCTTTACAAAAGGTAATAGATTGTAATGAGATGGTAGCAGCATCTGCAGTAGAATGTGGAAATTATAGAGATTTATCTCTATTTGGAGCACAAGAATATGCAAAAAAAGCATTAGAAGAAGGGTTCTCTTTGAGCATTTATGGAAAATAA
- a CDS encoding NAD-dependent epimerase/dehydratase family protein translates to MCSVLIMGGSDFISSSLAKYLIKSKYNVDIITKDIKKINFNGINKHLICDRNNLDEVKNILKDKKYDYVYDISIRNKEDAEILIDNLDNESLKKYIVILSQENHIKEEVLNIENFIQNTSIPYIIIRPSHIYGDKSKVSKESYFFHKIEKSIEIVIPKNSNLKAQFIYIDDFIKVLFSLLKTNHVREIYNVTNPQVISLEECIKICSEIIGKEANIKYTDSNIVDTDIKQIFGGNYLDIDKIIQHGLYIPNVLLNNGVEILYSWYKRTYQEKISIKNKIEKVLQIG, encoded by the coding sequence ATGTGTTCGGTTTTAATTATGGGAGGTAGTGATTTTATTAGTTCATCACTAGCCAAGTACTTAATTAAAAGTAAATATAATGTGGACATAATTACAAAAGACATTAAAAAGATTAACTTTAATGGAATAAACAAGCATTTAATTTGTGACAGAAACAACTTAGATGAAGTAAAAAACATCTTAAAAGATAAGAAGTATGACTATGTTTATGATATAAGCATAAGAAATAAAGAAGATGCAGAAATACTTATTGATAATTTAGATAATGAATCATTAAAAAAATATATAGTAATATTATCTCAGGAAAATCATATTAAAGAGGAAGTATTGAATATTGAAAACTTTATTCAAAACACATCAATTCCTTATATTATAATTAGACCATCTCATATATATGGTGATAAAAGTAAGGTATCTAAAGAATCATATTTTTTTCATAAAATAGAAAAATCAATTGAAATAGTAATCCCTAAAAATAGTAATTTAAAAGCGCAATTTATTTATATAGATGATTTTATAAAGGTATTATTTAGTTTATTAAAAACTAATCATGTTAGAGAAATATATAATGTTACAAATCCCCAAGTAATATCATTGGAAGAATGCATAAAAATATGTAGTGAAATTATAGGAAAAGAAGCTAATATTAAGTATACTGATTCAAATATTGTTGATACGGATATAAAACAAATATTTGGAGGAAATTATTTAGATATAGATAAAATAATACAACATGGACTATATATTCCAAATGTATTATTAAATAATGGAGTAGAAATTTTATATAGTTGGTATAAACGAACTTACCAAGAAAAGATAAGTATAAAAAACAAAATAGAAAAAGTATTACAAATAGGATAA